From Chengkuizengella sediminis, the proteins below share one genomic window:
- a CDS encoding fumarate hydratase yields the protein MKHFEESVYQLIVETSTNLPSDVRKAIKKAKSKENQGTRAALSLSTISNNISMAESNVSPICQDTGMPTFIVHTPVGVNQIEMKKDILSAIKKATQDSKLRPNSVDSLTGENSGDNIGEGTPVIHFEQWEKDDIDIRLILKGGGCENKNIQYSLPMELEGIGKAGRDLDGIRKCIMHSVYQAQGQGCSAGFIGVGIGGDRTTGYELAKKQLLREVDDINPNSDLQKLEEYVMDNANKLGIGTMGFGGEVTLLGCKVGVMNRLPASFFVSVAYNCWAFRRLGVLIDSTSGEINEWIYDKGSDNQAHDENQHEVTSDKGNHSSDQKEVVLQAPITEEQIRDLKVGDVVIINGAMHTGRDALHKYLMENESPVDLNGGIIYHCGPVMAKINDEYVVKAAGPTTSIREEPYQGDIIKKFGIRAVIGKGGMGAKTLSALKEHGGVYLNAIGGAAQYYAESIKKVESVDFLEFGIPEAMWHLKVEGFAAIVTMDAHGKSLHADVEKSSLEKLAQFKESVF from the coding sequence ATGAAACATTTTGAAGAGAGCGTTTATCAATTAATAGTAGAGACATCTACCAACTTACCATCAGATGTGAGAAAAGCAATCAAAAAAGCAAAGTCTAAAGAAAATCAAGGTACGAGAGCAGCATTATCTCTTTCTACAATTTCGAATAACATTAGTATGGCCGAATCAAATGTTTCACCGATATGTCAGGATACTGGGATGCCTACTTTTATTGTGCATACACCTGTTGGGGTCAATCAAATAGAAATGAAAAAAGACATCCTTTCTGCTATAAAGAAAGCAACACAAGACAGTAAACTACGTCCAAATTCTGTAGATTCTCTTACTGGGGAAAATAGTGGAGATAATATCGGAGAAGGAACGCCAGTAATACATTTTGAACAATGGGAAAAAGATGACATTGATATTCGCTTAATATTAAAAGGCGGAGGTTGTGAGAATAAAAATATTCAATACAGTTTACCAATGGAGCTTGAAGGAATAGGTAAAGCTGGACGTGATCTTGATGGTATTCGAAAGTGTATTATGCATTCTGTGTACCAAGCGCAAGGACAAGGATGTAGTGCTGGATTCATTGGAGTAGGTATTGGTGGTGATCGTACAACTGGTTATGAACTTGCAAAGAAACAACTTTTACGTGAAGTAGATGATATAAATCCTAATTCTGATTTGCAAAAGCTAGAAGAATACGTAATGGATAATGCAAATAAATTAGGAATCGGAACGATGGGATTTGGAGGGGAAGTGACTCTACTTGGTTGTAAGGTAGGGGTAATGAATCGTTTACCTGCTAGTTTTTTTGTATCCGTAGCTTATAATTGCTGGGCATTTCGCCGTTTAGGTGTTTTGATAGATTCTACTTCTGGGGAAATTAATGAATGGATTTATGATAAGGGTAGTGATAATCAAGCACATGATGAGAACCAACATGAAGTAACATCTGACAAAGGAAATCATTCATCAGATCAAAAAGAAGTCGTTCTACAAGCTCCCATTACTGAGGAACAAATTCGTGACTTAAAAGTTGGTGATGTTGTTATTATTAATGGAGCTATGCATACAGGGCGAGATGCATTGCACAAGTATTTAATGGAGAACGAATCTCCTGTAGATCTTAATGGCGGTATTATTTATCATTGTGGTCCTGTGATGGCTAAAATAAATGATGAATACGTTGTAAAAGCAGCAGGTCCAACAACTAGTATTCGTGAAGAACCTTATCAAGGTGATATCATTAAAAAATTTGGTATCCGTGCGGTGATAGGAAAAGGCGGCATGGGAGCAAAAACGTTATCAGCTTTAAAGGAGCATGGTGGAGTTTACTTAAATGCGATCGGTGGTGCTGCTCAATATTATGCGGAATCCATTAAAAAAGTGGAAAGTGTTGACTTTTTAGAATTTGGGATTCCAGAAGCGATGTGGCATTTAAAAGTAGAAGGGTTTGCAGCAATTGTGACAATGGATGCACATGGGAAAAGCTTACATGCTGACGTAGAAAAATCATCACTTGAAAAATTAGCTCAATTTAAAGAATCAGTATTTTAA
- the pnpS gene encoding two-component system histidine kinase PnpS, with protein sequence MVKLRVRLTLIIIALLAVTALGAGFFTVDKLKDSQLQFLKDQLLQEIKVIQNTLTWRNTVDDQEIVAYFSEGAEELSKSTQARITFIDLEGNVVGESDFDPEQMDNHLFREEILSIIDNGEYGTAIRYSNTINHNMLYVAAPFNNNNNPIGYLRLAINLDEVEYKTNELWTYYIIGILFLLIITAVISFLITRGLTKPLENIMMVAQQITRGNYQSKVKIYNKDEIGQLGKAINKMASSLQYQMNRISENEIRLKTVLEHLISGVIMIDRHGKIVLLNRASENILGIKENEILGKRYNDTKQNQELITLIQTCLQKKQHIREELTFYYPEQRTLEMNLVPLHQDHRQWSGILIVMHDITAIRKLEKMRSDFAANVSHELKTPIAAVKGFSETLLSGALDDRETAKSFLQIIYDESDRLNRLISDILELSKIESKAIPLNYSPLAMHPFVQKTVQMLESQSNEKQIHIALNVNQDLYMEADEDRLRQVFINLLSNAINYTPESGHIEVQVEYLNLSEDVNDEKVRIKISDTGIGIPKKDLPRIFERFYRVDKARSRSSGGTGLGLSIVKHIVELHKGEIKVESDVGSGTTFIIDLPLVQ encoded by the coding sequence ATGGTTAAATTACGCGTAAGATTAACACTAATTATTATTGCTTTATTGGCAGTAACAGCACTTGGAGCAGGTTTTTTTACAGTTGATAAATTAAAGGATTCTCAGCTGCAATTTTTGAAAGATCAATTACTCCAGGAGATTAAAGTAATACAAAACACTTTGACCTGGAGAAATACTGTAGATGATCAAGAAATTGTTGCTTATTTTAGTGAAGGTGCTGAAGAACTCAGCAAGTCAACTCAAGCTAGAATTACATTTATTGACTTGGAAGGAAACGTAGTAGGAGAGTCAGATTTTGACCCTGAACAAATGGACAATCATTTATTTAGGGAAGAAATACTCTCCATTATCGATAATGGAGAGTATGGGACTGCCATTAGATACAGTAATACAATCAACCATAATATGTTGTATGTTGCTGCCCCTTTTAATAATAATAATAACCCTATCGGATACTTGCGTTTGGCAATAAATTTAGATGAAGTGGAATACAAAACAAATGAATTATGGACTTATTACATCATTGGAATTTTATTTTTATTAATAATAACTGCAGTGATCAGTTTTTTAATTACTCGAGGATTAACAAAACCACTGGAAAACATTATGATGGTAGCACAGCAAATCACTCGTGGAAATTATCAGTCTAAAGTAAAAATATATAACAAAGACGAAATAGGTCAGTTAGGAAAAGCCATTAATAAAATGGCTTCAAGTTTACAGTATCAAATGAACCGAATATCAGAAAATGAAATCAGACTCAAAACCGTTCTAGAACACTTAATAAGTGGCGTTATTATGATCGATCGTCATGGAAAAATTGTATTATTGAATCGTGCATCTGAAAATATCCTAGGTATAAAGGAGAACGAAATATTAGGGAAACGCTACAATGATACAAAACAAAATCAGGAGCTCATTACATTGATACAAACCTGCCTTCAGAAAAAGCAACATATTCGTGAAGAGTTAACTTTTTATTACCCAGAGCAACGAACACTAGAAATGAATCTAGTTCCATTGCACCAAGATCATAGACAATGGTCAGGAATATTAATTGTAATGCATGATATTACAGCGATTCGTAAATTAGAAAAAATGAGAAGTGATTTTGCCGCAAATGTCTCACATGAGTTGAAAACACCAATTGCAGCTGTTAAAGGATTTTCAGAAACTCTTTTATCCGGTGCTTTAGATGACAGAGAGACTGCAAAATCATTTTTGCAAATCATATATGATGAAAGTGATCGATTAAATCGATTAATTAGTGATATATTAGAGCTATCTAAAATTGAATCAAAAGCAATTCCGCTTAATTATTCTCCACTTGCTATGCATCCATTTGTTCAGAAGACGGTACAAATGTTAGAGTCGCAATCAAACGAAAAACAAATCCATATCGCTCTAAATGTAAATCAAGATTTGTATATGGAAGCAGATGAGGATCGCCTGAGACAAGTATTTATTAATTTATTATCCAATGCCATTAACTATACTCCAGAAAGCGGGCATATCGAGGTTCAAGTAGAGTATTTGAATTTATCTGAAGATGTAAATGATGAAAAAGTCCGTATTAAAATCTCAGATACTGGAATTGGCATACCGAAAAAAGATTTACCAAGAATATTTGAACGTTTTTATAGAGTGGATAAAGCTCGTTCTCGCAGCTCTGGGGGAACTGGACTTGGGTTATCTATTGTAAAACATATCGTTGAATTGCATAAAGGTGAAATCAAGGTGGAGAGCGATGTTGGGAGCGGAACTACTTTTATCATTGATTTACCACTTGTTCAATAA
- a CDS encoding response regulator transcription factor, whose translation MSKKVLVIEDEPTLSRLLSYNLSQAGYETKVAEDGRVGLQHALQQYFDLIILDIMLPGLNGFEILTKLREQKVKTPIIFLTAKTAEDEIVQGLKLGADDYITKPFGVAELLARVSAVLRRSLSEEIQTDETTDEKVIMLGDLKIYPDQYEVLLNEESISLRPKEFEVLLHMVERQGKVITRDDLMNIVWGFDYIGGQRTVDVHVSSLRKKLELGQNSVKIESIRGVGYKLVVKKISKI comes from the coding sequence ATGTCAAAAAAAGTATTAGTCATTGAAGACGAACCTACATTATCCAGATTATTATCCTATAATCTCTCTCAAGCAGGATATGAAACGAAGGTTGCAGAGGATGGAAGAGTTGGATTACAACATGCACTTCAGCAATATTTTGACTTAATCATCCTAGATATTATGTTGCCTGGTTTAAATGGCTTTGAGATACTCACAAAATTAAGAGAACAAAAAGTGAAAACCCCCATTATTTTTTTAACAGCAAAAACAGCTGAAGATGAAATTGTTCAAGGGCTCAAACTTGGTGCGGATGATTATATTACAAAACCATTTGGGGTAGCTGAATTATTGGCAAGGGTATCGGCTGTTTTAAGAAGGTCTCTATCAGAGGAAATACAGACTGATGAGACAACTGATGAAAAAGTAATTATGCTCGGAGATTTAAAAATATACCCTGATCAATATGAAGTTTTATTAAATGAAGAAAGTATTTCTTTACGTCCGAAGGAATTTGAAGTATTGCTGCATATGGTAGAAAGACAAGGTAAAGTGATAACAAGAGATGACCTAATGAACATTGTTTGGGGGTTTGATTACATAGGAGGACAACGAACGGTTGATGTTCATGTGAGTTCACTCCGTAAAAAGCTTGAATTAGGTCAAAATTCAGTCAAAATTGAATCTATTCGTGGTGTTGGTTATAAACTAGTTGTAAAAAAAATCAGTAAAATATAA
- a CDS encoding helix-turn-helix domain-containing protein: MIINEKISFENPLLSLKIFQSKRVNHNMITWHYHKEMEILAVLSGQLEVHVGEDVYLLESGDVILIGSNELHRDRMVQEGLEYIVLQFEIEQYFDYSIMPYIKYFAGTNDPLSHLNYIFKNNVQAKKEVFETVSEIYHESQTKRTGYEIAVTLFIHKIMLVLLRNDTNKTLSVQHNADFLRLKPVLDYVDSHLMEKISIGTAAQIVNMSYYHFVKFFKNTIQMTFIEYVNYKKIKKAERMLLTREDSITQIGESINMNNMAHFYKIFKKYNQCSPNEFRKKMLNWKPYE; the protein is encoded by the coding sequence ATGATAATAAATGAAAAAATATCATTTGAGAACCCTTTATTATCTTTAAAAATATTTCAAAGTAAGAGAGTTAATCATAACATGATTACCTGGCACTATCATAAAGAAATGGAAATATTAGCAGTGTTAAGCGGACAGCTAGAAGTTCATGTTGGAGAAGATGTATATTTGTTGGAATCTGGTGATGTTATCTTAATTGGTTCAAATGAGCTTCACCGAGATCGGATGGTTCAAGAAGGTTTAGAATATATCGTATTACAGTTTGAAATTGAGCAGTATTTCGATTATAGCATTATGCCATATATCAAATATTTTGCAGGAACGAATGATCCGTTAAGTCATCTCAATTATATTTTCAAAAATAATGTACAAGCTAAAAAAGAAGTATTTGAAACTGTATCAGAAATATATCATGAATCTCAAACTAAAAGAACAGGATATGAGATTGCAGTAACTCTTTTTATCCATAAAATTATGTTGGTATTATTGCGAAATGATACAAACAAAACACTCAGTGTTCAACACAATGCAGATTTTCTTCGCCTCAAACCAGTACTAGATTATGTTGATTCTCATTTGATGGAAAAAATCAGCATCGGAACTGCTGCTCAGATCGTAAATATGAGTTATTACCACTTTGTGAAATTTTTTAAAAATACAATTCAAATGACATTTATAGAATACGTCAATTACAAAAAAATAAAAAAAGCAGAGAGAATGTTATTAACCAGAGAAGACAGTATCACACAAATTGGTGAGAGCATCAATATGAATAACATGGCTCATTTTTATAAAATTTTCAAAAAGTATAATCAATGTTCACCTAATGAATTCCGTAAAAAAATGCTGAATTGGAAACCATATGAATAA
- a CDS encoding Gfo/Idh/MocA family protein: protein MNKKVKVGIIGCGGIATGKHLPSLSKLETVELVAFCDINISNAEQVAKEYGIEGARVFSDYIELLNEPSIEVVHVCTPNDSHADIAIAALEAGKHVNCEKPMAKTAADARRMYEASKLSDKKLTISYQNRFRADSQYLNQTCREGELGEIYFAKAHAIRRRAVPTWGVFLDEEKQGGGPLIDIGTHALDLTLWMMDNYKPKVVLGTAFHKLSKRENAANAWGPWDPNEFTVEDSAFGMIKMENGATIILESSWALNSLDEDEAKCTLAGTEGGADMKDGLRINGESRGKLFTNQIQTNVGGVAFYDGKVESDADLEMRLWIENILHDTEPIVKPEQALVVSEILEAIYESSKTGKAVYFE, encoded by the coding sequence ATGAATAAGAAAGTAAAAGTTGGGATTATTGGATGTGGAGGGATAGCAACTGGAAAACATTTACCTTCACTCTCCAAATTGGAAACGGTTGAATTAGTAGCTTTTTGCGATATTAATATCTCTAATGCTGAACAAGTTGCTAAAGAATACGGTATTGAAGGGGCAAGGGTGTTTTCTGATTACATTGAATTATTAAATGAACCATCCATTGAAGTTGTTCACGTTTGTACTCCAAATGATTCCCATGCAGATATAGCAATTGCAGCTCTTGAAGCGGGTAAACATGTAAATTGTGAGAAACCAATGGCTAAAACAGCTGCTGATGCTAGACGAATGTATGAGGCTTCTAAATTATCAGATAAAAAGCTTACAATCAGTTATCAGAATCGATTCAGAGCAGATAGTCAATATTTGAATCAAACTTGTAGAGAAGGAGAATTAGGTGAAATTTATTTTGCCAAAGCTCATGCCATTCGTCGACGCGCGGTACCTACTTGGGGTGTATTTTTAGATGAAGAAAAACAAGGAGGAGGTCCATTAATAGATATTGGTACACATGCATTGGATTTAACGCTATGGATGATGGATAATTACAAACCAAAAGTGGTATTAGGAACAGCTTTTCATAAATTATCTAAAAGGGAGAATGCAGCTAATGCATGGGGACCTTGGGACCCAAATGAATTTACAGTAGAAGATTCCGCTTTTGGAATGATAAAAATGGAGAATGGAGCAACAATTATATTAGAATCTAGCTGGGCATTAAATTCACTAGATGAAGACGAAGCAAAATGTACACTTGCTGGAACTGAAGGTGGGGCTGATATGAAGGATGGACTTCGCATTAATGGAGAAAGTCGTGGGAAGTTATTTACAAATCAGATCCAAACGAATGTTGGTGGAGTAGCATTTTATGATGGAAAAGTAGAAAGTGATGCAGACTTAGAAATGAGATTGTGGATAGAAAATATTCTTCATGATACAGAACCTATAGTTAAACCTGAACAAGCACTTGTTGTATCAGAAATTTTAGAAGCGATTTATGAATCTTCAAAAACAGGGAAAGCTGTTTATTTTGAATAG
- a CDS encoding sugar phosphate isomerase/epimerase family protein, with protein sequence MKLGVFSVLFAQKSLEETLDYIQAKGLEAIEIGTGGYPGKAHCDPDVLLEDEKKLNDFKQLVSSRGIEISALSVHGNTLHPQKDIAKGYHDDLIKTIDLAHKLQVKVVNTFSGCPGDHEGAKYPNWPVAPWPNDFQDILKWQWEEKIIPYWKKIGQYANERNVKIGLELHGGFSVHTPATLLRLREAVGEVIGANLDPSHMWWQGIDPVESIKILGKNNAIHHFHAKDTTIDQNNVNRYGLTDMQSYANMLERAWQFRTVGFGHDLKTWADIISSLRLVGYDYVVSIEHEDGLMSIDEGFSKAVMNLQQVLLKEPLGDMWWV encoded by the coding sequence ATGAAATTGGGTGTGTTTTCAGTATTGTTTGCTCAAAAATCTCTTGAAGAAACCTTAGATTATATTCAAGCAAAAGGGCTTGAAGCAATTGAAATTGGAACTGGAGGATATCCTGGGAAGGCTCATTGTGATCCTGATGTTTTACTTGAAGACGAAAAAAAATTGAATGATTTTAAACAACTTGTTTCATCTAGAGGGATTGAAATTTCAGCACTAAGTGTTCATGGTAATACACTTCATCCACAGAAAGACATTGCTAAAGGCTATCATGATGATCTAATAAAAACAATTGATTTAGCTCATAAATTACAAGTTAAAGTAGTAAATACATTTTCAGGTTGCCCTGGTGATCATGAGGGTGCGAAATATCCTAATTGGCCAGTAGCACCGTGGCCTAATGATTTTCAAGATATTTTGAAATGGCAATGGGAAGAAAAAATCATACCTTATTGGAAAAAAATAGGGCAATATGCAAATGAGCGGAATGTGAAAATTGGTTTAGAACTTCATGGCGGATTTTCAGTTCATACACCTGCCACGTTGCTTCGATTAAGAGAAGCAGTGGGTGAAGTGATTGGAGCAAACTTAGATCCAAGTCATATGTGGTGGCAAGGCATAGATCCAGTGGAGTCTATAAAAATTCTAGGAAAAAATAATGCGATACATCATTTCCATGCAAAAGATACAACGATAGATCAAAATAATGTGAATCGTTATGGATTAACGGATATGCAATCCTATGCAAACATGCTTGAACGAGCTTGGCAGTTTAGAACAGTTGGATTTGGGCATGATCTAAAAACATGGGCGGATATTATAAGCTCATTACGTTTAGTTGGTTATGATTATGTAGTGAGCATTGAACATGAAGATGGTTTAATGTCTATTGATGAAGGGTTTAGTAAAGCTGTTATGAATTTACAGCAAGTATTATTAAAAGAACCTTTAGGTGATATGTGGTGGGTGTAG
- a CDS encoding HD domain-containing protein: protein MASQYAKDMMGNDASGHDWWHIYRVTELAKRIAKEEGADIFICTLAALLHDIADGKLNESEELGLKKVKDWLHIQSVDDDDISHVMEIISTMSFKGGGQPPMTTLEGKVVQDADRLDAIGAIGIARTFAYSGAKGSIMHDPDLKPRTNMNQTDYRKTQATPINHLYEKLFKLKGLMNTKTARNIAEERHQFMEEYVERFYLEWDGKK from the coding sequence ATGGCATCACAATATGCAAAAGATATGATGGGAAATGATGCAAGTGGGCATGATTGGTGGCATATTTATCGAGTTACTGAACTAGCAAAAAGAATTGCCAAAGAAGAAGGTGCCGATATTTTTATCTGCACCTTGGCTGCTTTGTTGCATGATATAGCGGACGGAAAACTAAATGAATCCGAAGAATTAGGATTGAAAAAAGTGAAGGATTGGTTACATATACAATCTGTTGATGATGATGATATTTCTCATGTGATGGAAATCATCTCAACGATGTCCTTTAAGGGGGGAGGTCAACCTCCAATGACTACTTTGGAAGGAAAAGTCGTACAAGATGCTGATCGTTTGGATGCAATTGGGGCGATTGGAATTGCTAGAACATTTGCTTATTCTGGGGCAAAGGGAAGCATCATGCATGATCCTGATCTTAAACCAAGAACGAACATGAATCAAACGGATTATCGAAAAACACAAGCAACCCCTATTAACCACTTATATGAAAAGTTATTTAAGCTGAAGGGTTTAATGAATACGAAAACAGCTAGGAATATAGCAGAAGAACGCCATCAGTTTATGGAGGAGTATGTTGAGCGTTTTTATCTGGAGTGGGACGGGAAGAAATAG
- the cydS gene encoding cytochrome bd oxidase small subunit CydS, whose protein sequence is MDQFLITYAPPLVVAACLFLGFWWGAKGNTDVEEMDNEISK, encoded by the coding sequence ATGGATCAATTTTTAATCACATATGCGCCACCACTTGTTGTAGCAGCTTGTTTATTTTTAGGGTTTTGGTGGGGAGCAAAAGGGAATACGGATGTGGAAGAGATGGACAATGAAATATCTAAATAG
- a CDS encoding cytochrome d ubiquinol oxidase subunit II, translated as MSYELLGIIVLWIFLYGYLIVASVDFGAGFFSYYSEITGNKQLIQPMIERYLSPVWEVTNVFLIFFMVGLIGFFPDTAYYYGTSLLIPGSIAVILLAIRGSYYAFSTYGAKNNRFYLFLYGASGWLIPAALSTVLIISEGGFIKVINGDVQFQYMELFTSSYAWTVVGLALISVLYISSMFLSYYAYKAKDHKAFEIVRKYALAWSLPTIVASFLVFFSIRNHNVEHFEKMVDLSWMFVISFICFIVAVYFVWKRKKLGWAFVFVMFQFAFAFFGYGASHLPYILYPYINIHEHFTNQTMAIALVTVFILGLLLLVPSLYLLMRLFLFDIKYVQGNKNPQK; from the coding sequence ATGAGTTATGAACTATTAGGAATTATTGTGCTTTGGATTTTCCTTTACGGTTATTTAATTGTCGCTTCTGTTGATTTTGGAGCTGGTTTTTTCAGTTACTACAGTGAAATCACCGGCAATAAACAGTTAATTCAGCCCATGATTGAAAGATACCTTTCTCCTGTATGGGAAGTTACAAATGTATTTCTAATCTTTTTCATGGTGGGATTAATCGGATTCTTTCCAGATACAGCTTACTATTATGGGACATCTTTGCTTATACCAGGAAGTATTGCTGTCATATTATTAGCTATTCGTGGTTCGTATTATGCGTTTAGTACGTATGGTGCAAAAAATAACCGATTTTATTTGTTTTTATATGGGGCGAGTGGTTGGTTGATCCCTGCTGCATTATCTACAGTATTAATTATTTCTGAGGGCGGATTTATTAAGGTCATCAATGGAGATGTACAATTTCAATATATGGAGCTTTTCACAAGCTCTTATGCTTGGACAGTCGTTGGATTAGCTTTAATTAGTGTTTTATACATTTCCTCTATGTTTTTGTCTTATTACGCTTATAAGGCAAAAGACCATAAAGCATTTGAAATTGTTCGTAAGTACGCTCTTGCATGGAGTCTTCCAACTATTGTTGCTAGTTTTCTTGTCTTTTTCTCCATAAGGAATCACAATGTTGAACACTTTGAAAAAATGGTGGATTTATCTTGGATGTTTGTTATTTCCTTCATTTGTTTCATAGTTGCCGTATATTTCGTTTGGAAAAGAAAAAAATTAGGCTGGGCTTTTGTTTTTGTGATGTTCCAATTTGCTTTTGCATTTTTTGGGTATGGAGCTTCCCATCTTCCTTATATTCTATATCCCTATATTAATATTCATGAGCATTTCACGAATCAAACAATGGCTATTGCGCTCGTAACTGTATTTATTCTAGGTTTGTTGTTGCTAGTACCTTCATTATATTTGTTAATGCGTTTATTCTTATTCGATATAAAATATGTGCAAGGAAATAAAAACCCACAAAAGTGA
- a CDS encoding cytochrome ubiquinol oxidase subunit I: MFSTYDPVIFSRLLTSLTLAFHIIFATIGVGVPVMIALAEWIGIKRNDSHYLLLARRWARGFTITVAVGVVTGTAIGLQLSLLWPKFMQVAGQSIALPLFMETFAFFFEAIFLGIYLYTWDRFKNRMTHFYLLIPVVIGSSASAFFITIVNAFMNAPQGFDVDVLTGKIINVQPLVAMFNPATPTKVAHVLISAYLTSAFVLAGVAAISILRGRKHVYYKKALKLTMVSALIFSIGTAIIGDLSGKYLAEYQPEKLAAAEWHFETTDQAPLVIGGILTENNEVKYGLKIPLALSILAHGSPDAEVTGINDLPKDEIPPLWIHYMFDLMAIIGVTLMLIALTYVVGQRFGRWNVHNKGLLKLIVLGGPLAMLAIEFGWIFAEVGRQPWILRGYMKTTDAATTSGHVDIMLIVFALLYIVLGFTCVKVIRKMFKNYPAEEEIASKGGEVK; the protein is encoded by the coding sequence TTGTTTTCAACATACGATCCAGTCATTTTTAGTAGACTATTAACTTCTTTAACTTTAGCATTCCATATTATATTTGCCACCATCGGTGTTGGGGTCCCTGTCATGATTGCATTAGCTGAGTGGATAGGGATTAAACGAAATGATTCACATTATTTATTACTTGCTCGTCGATGGGCTAGAGGTTTCACAATTACAGTTGCAGTAGGAGTTGTAACAGGGACTGCTATAGGTTTGCAGCTAAGTTTATTGTGGCCAAAGTTCATGCAAGTAGCTGGGCAATCTATTGCACTACCTTTATTTATGGAAACTTTCGCATTCTTCTTTGAAGCTATCTTTTTAGGTATCTATTTATATACTTGGGATCGTTTCAAAAATAGAATGACACACTTTTATTTACTAATTCCAGTTGTCATCGGTTCATCTGCTTCAGCCTTTTTCATTACAATTGTGAATGCGTTTATGAATGCTCCACAAGGGTTTGATGTTGATGTTTTAACTGGAAAAATTATAAATGTACAACCACTTGTAGCTATGTTTAATCCAGCTACACCTACAAAAGTAGCACACGTTCTTATATCTGCTTATTTAACATCTGCTTTTGTTTTGGCTGGCGTTGCAGCAATATCCATACTGCGAGGAAGAAAACATGTTTATTATAAAAAAGCACTCAAATTAACGATGGTATCTGCTCTTATCTTTTCCATTGGAACAGCGATTATTGGAGATTTATCTGGTAAATATTTAGCTGAATATCAACCTGAAAAATTAGCCGCAGCGGAGTGGCATTTTGAAACAACAGATCAAGCCCCACTCGTTATTGGAGGAATCCTTACAGAGAATAATGAAGTTAAATATGGACTTAAAATACCACTTGCGTTAAGTATATTGGCTCATGGTTCTCCAGATGCTGAAGTTACAGGAATCAATGATCTTCCAAAGGATGAAATTCCTCCTTTATGGATACATTATATGTTTGATTTAATGGCCATCATAGGAGTTACTCTGATGCTCATTGCTTTAACTTACGTAGTTGGACAAAGATTTGGAAGATGGAATGTTCACAACAAGGGTTTATTAAAACTGATTGTTTTGGGTGGACCACTTGCTATGTTGGCCATTGAGTTTGGTTGGATCTTCGCTGAAGTAGGAAGACAACCATGGATTTTGAGAGGTTATATGAAAACAACAGATGCTGCTACAACTTCGGGACATGTAGATATAATGCTTATAGTCTTCGCTTTGTTATATATTGTATTAGGATTTACATGTGTCAAAGTCATTCGAAAAATGTTTAAAAATTATCCTGCTGAAGAAGAAATCGCTTCGAAGGGAGGAGAAGTTAAATGA